The genome window ATCGCGATGCCAGTCCTGAAACTCCGAGCCGAGCACAGGCGTATCGGTGGCGAGCTGGCACATCACCGGATCGCGCCCGGCCACGCGCTCGACGATCGCGACGATATCTTCGTCGCACACGACGGACGGGTCCGCGAATTCGCCTTCGAACGGCAAGGTCACGTAATAGCGGCCCGGCCCGCGATTGCCGCTCGACGACGCCTCGCGCGCGGCGTCGACATGCGGCTGAAGGAGCGACGCGAACGCATCGCGCCACGCGTCGATCTTCGCGCGGTCGAAATGATCGCGCAGCAATACGAAGCCATCTTGCTCGAACGCTTGTGCGAGCGCGTCTCGCGCGCTTTCGTCGTACCGGCCCATGCGCCGCTCCTTTTTTCGGTCGTGACGGGAACGCGAACAGAATCGCATGGGGGTAATCGAGTCGTCAATATTATTAGTAATGCTCCGTGAAAACCCTGTGCGCATAGCCCATTCGATAAGGTGGTTTCCGCGTTGTCCATCACTAATATTAGTGGTAACTTTCCTTCGCTCTGGACGTTTCAGCACTCGCCCGCCATTCGCGCCCGATGAAAAAAACCACGCAACGACGCCCGACGATGACCGACATCGCGAAGCTCACCGGAGTTTCGCAATCGACGGTCTCGCTCGTACTCAACAACGCGAGCGGCGCAAAGTTCTCGGACGCGACGCGCGAGAAAGTGCTGCGCGCCGCGCACGAACTCGGCTATCGCATGACGCCGCGCGAACCCGCCGCGCTCGACGCGTTCGACGCGCTCGGCACCGAAAGCGAGCGCAATCTGATCGTCTATCTCGCCGACGAAATCTCGACGAGCCCGCATCCGGTCGTGAGCATCGACGGCGCGCGCGACGCCGCGTTCAGCCACGGCCGCATCCTCGCCGTCTATTCGACGCACGGCAACGCACAGATCGAGGCGCGCGTGCTCGACGCCACGCTCGGCAATCCCAACGTTTTCGGCGTGATCTACGCGACCGTATACACGCGCCGCGTGACGCTGCCGGCGGCGCTCGCGCGCGTGCCGACGGTGCTGCTCAACTGCTACGCGAACGACGCGAACGTGTCGTCGGTCGTGCCCGCCGAAGTCGCGGGCGGCCATACCGCGACGGACTATCTGCTCGCGGCGGGGCATCGGCGCATCGGCTATATCAACGGCGAGCCGTGGCAGGACGCGGCGCGCGAGCGGCTCAAGGGTTATCGCACCGCGCTCGCGACGGCGGATTTGCCGTTCGCGCCGGAACTGCTGCGCGAAGGCGACTGGAGTTCGGGCGCCGGCTTCGAAGCGACGCTTTCGCTGATGCGCGAGCCCAATCCGCCGACCGCGATCTTCTGCGCGAACGACCTGATGGCGCTCGGCGCGATCGAGGCGTTGAAGCAACTGGGCCTTCGCGTGCCCGACGACGTGTCGGTCGTGGGCTACGACGATCAGGAAATCGCGCGGCATACGCATCCGCCGCTTTCCACGGTCGTCCTGCCGAACTACGAACTGGGACGCTGGGCGGTCGAAACGCTCTTGCAGGAAGAACACAACCGCGCGGCGGGCGCGCCGCTGCGACGCCGCACGGTGAAGCTCGACGGTCCGCTCATCGAGCGCGGATCGGTGAAGGTAATCACCGAAGCAAAACAACTCGCCACTAATAATATTAGCGATTAAACGGTCATAACAGCGCTACAAGGCCGGCGACTCTCGCAGCACGAAACACCGGGCAACCGGGCAACACCAGGCATCGGCATCACCGCAGAAAGGAAGTTGCATGGGACCGGAGCGCTGGCAGCAAGCGCCGGCTTTGGTCGACAAGGCGTTTC of Caballeronia sp. Lep1P3 contains these proteins:
- a CDS encoding LacI family DNA-binding transcriptional regulator, whose amino-acid sequence is MTDIAKLTGVSQSTVSLVLNNASGAKFSDATREKVLRAAHELGYRMTPREPAALDAFDALGTESERNLIVYLADEISTSPHPVVSIDGARDAAFSHGRILAVYSTHGNAQIEARVLDATLGNPNVFGVIYATVYTRRVTLPAALARVPTVLLNCYANDANVSSVVPAEVAGGHTATDYLLAAGHRRIGYINGEPWQDAARERLKGYRTALATADLPFAPELLREGDWSSGAGFEATLSLMREPNPPTAIFCANDLMALGAIEALKQLGLRVPDDVSVVGYDDQEIARHTHPPLSTVVLPNYELGRWAVETLLQEEHNRAAGAPLRRRTVKLDGPLIERGSVKVITEAKQLATNNISD